One region of Mangifera indica cultivar Alphonso chromosome 3, CATAS_Mindica_2.1, whole genome shotgun sequence genomic DNA includes:
- the LOC123211892 gene encoding serine/threonine-protein phosphatase PP1 isozyme 3-like, giving the protein METAVLDSIIKRLLEVRTKPGKQVQLSDGEIRQLCFVSRGIFLRQPNLLELEAPLKICGDIHGQYIDLLRLFEYGGFPPCSNYLFLGDYVDRGKQSLETICLLLAYKIKYPENFFLLRGNHECASINRIYGFYDECKRRFNVRLWKVFTDCFNCLPVAALIDEKILCMHGGLSPDLHRLDQIRNLPRPTEVPESGLLCDLLWSDPSKDTKGWGPNDRGVSYTFGADRVTEFLQKHDLDLICRAHQVVEDGYEFFANRLLVTIFSAPNYCGEFDNAGGMMSVDETLMCSFQILKPQDKKPKFSFGSTATAKSGAPIKMKSFLGAKV; this is encoded by the exons ATGGAGACAGCTGTTCTTGATAGTATAATTAAGAGGCTTCTTGAAGTTAGAACAAAACCAGGGAAGCAAGTTCAGTTATCTGATGGTGAAATCAGGCAACTTTGTTTTGTCTCCAGGGGTATTTTCCTGAGGCAGCCCAATCTTTTAGAGCTTGAAGCTCCCCTCAAGATTTGTG GAGATATCCATGGGCAGTACATCGATCTTCTGAGGCTTTTTGAATATGGTGGCTTTCCTCCTTGTTCCAATTACCTATTCTTGGGCGATTATGTAGACCGTGGGAAGCAAAGCCTGGAAACAATTTGCCTGCTCCTTgcatataaaatcaaatatcctGAAAACTTCTTCCTTCTGAGAGGCAACCATGAATGTGCTTCAATAAATCGTATTTATGGATTTTATGATGAGTGTAAACGGAGATTTAATGTCAGACTATGGAAAGTATTCACAGATTGTTTCAATTGCCTACCTGTGGCAGCTCTTATTGATGAAAAGATACTCTGCATGCATGGTGGACTTTCTCCCGACTTGCATAGGTTGGATCAGATAAGAAATTTACCACGGCCTACTGAGGTTCCAGAAAGTGGTTTGCTATGTGATCTCCTGTGGTCTGATCCTAGTAAAGACACTAAAGGATGGGGGCCAAATGATAGAGGAGTTTCCTATACCTTTGGTGCTGATAGGGTGACAGAGTTTCTTCAGAagcatgatcttgatttaatttgtcGTGCCCACCAG GTTGTGGAAGATGGATATGAATTTTTCGCAAATAGACTGCTGGTAACCATATTTTCAGCTCCTAATTACTGTGGAGAATTTGATAACGCTGGTGGCATGATGAGTGTGGATGAGACTCTAATGTgttcttttcaaatattaaagcCCCAAGATAAGAAGCCAAAGTTCAGTTTTGGGAGCACAGCCACAGCTAAGTCTGGTGCTCCAATAAAAATGAAG TCATTTCTTGGTGCAAAAGTATGA
- the LOC123211613 gene encoding proline-rich 33 kDa extensin-related protein-like, with product MSKTFFLLALLLLGVVLFTTPTSADHKPPGGHKPPGGHRPPGHKPPSTEEESVETLDGKPPTYKPPPKHKPPPPKHKPPTPFDEPSKEEESIPEHEPIHKPPPKGKGEKPPPGHHPPVENIEDSHKPPVHKSPPKKPPHKPPTSY from the coding sequence ATGAGTAAAACATTTTTCTTGCTTGCTTTGTTGCTCCTTGGAGTGGTGCTTTTCACCACTCCCACTTCGGCCGATCACAAACCACCCGGCGGTCACAAACCACCTGGCGGTCACAGACCGCCTGGTCACAAACCACCTTCCACGGAGGAGGAATCTGTAGAAACCTTGGATGGTAAGCCACCCACATACAAGCCACCACCAAAACACAAGCCACCTCCACCAAAGCACAAGCCGCCAACTCCCTTCGATGAACCATCTAAGGAAGAGGAGTCAATCCCTGAACACGAGCCAATCCACAAGCCTCCTCCTAAGGGCAAGGGTGAGAAGCCACCACCTGGCCACCACCCTCCTGTGGAGAATATTGAGGACTCACACAAGCCACCTGTCCATAAATCCCCTCCAAAGAAGCCACCACACAAGCCTCCAACTTCCTACTGA
- the LOC123212439 gene encoding proline-rich 33 kDa extensin-related protein-like isoform X2, with protein sequence MSKTFFLLALLLLGVVLFTTPTSADQKPPGGHKPPGGHRPPGHKPPSTEEESAETLDVKPPTYKPPPTHKPPPPKHKPPTPFDEASKEVESIPEHEPIHKPPPKGKGEKPPPGHYPPVENVEDSHEPPVHKSPPKKPPPSCGEY encoded by the coding sequence ATGAGTAAAACTTTTTTCTTGCTTGCCTTGTTGCTCCTTGGAGTGGTGCTTTTCACCACTCCCACTTCGGCCGATCAAAAACCACCCGGCGGTCACAAACCACCCGGCGGTCACAGACCGCCTGGTCACAAACCACCTTCCACGGAGGAGGAATCTGCAGAAACCTTGGATGTTAAGCCACCCACATACAAGCCACCACCAACACACAAGCCACCTCCTCCGAAGCACAAGCCGCCAACTCCCTTTGATGAAGCATCTAAGGAAGTGGAGTCAATCCCTGAACACGAGCCAATCCACAAGCCTCCTCCTAAGGGCAAGGGTGAGAAGCCACCACCTGGCCACTACCCTCCTGTCGAGAATGTTGAGGACTCACACGAGCCACCTGTCCATAAATCCCCTCCAAAGAAGCCACC